Proteins co-encoded in one alpha proteobacterium HIMB5 genomic window:
- a CDS encoding histidine kinase (PFAM: Histidine kinase-, DNA gyrase B-, and HSP90-like ATPase; His Kinase A (phosphoacceptor) domain), translating to MELLNFILLIIIALLIFFLLKKEKVLGINTEEKNNNEKIKIIENKEYRGSIYNLLNYIPEGVIVVDKTKKILFSNNSATNWFQIKLNENLSGFLRNPDLLNSIDKAFNGENLSDFEIEIRTQSVSRLNITIYLDKRDLFFDETTCVLFIRDLTEFYKFQQLKSDFVANVSHELRTPLQSIKMGLETFENNSELKNNSEVKNFLPVMISQSERMENLIRDLLSLSKIELQEHIRPTHEIDLIELLEFVIKTYEKIIKKDNISIVLNKTDNFKIIGDRDKLIEIFTNLIDNSIKYSDKNKTITISTKKEGETNIVSVEDQGIGIPKELIHRITERFFTVDPSKSRSVGGTGLGLAIVKHLVSQHRAEMDINSVKNEGTSISIKFNAL from the coding sequence ATGGAATTACTGAATTTTATTTTACTAATCATTATAGCTTTATTGATTTTTTTTCTTTTAAAAAAAGAGAAAGTATTAGGTATTAATACTGAAGAAAAAAATAATAATGAAAAAATTAAGATAATCGAGAACAAAGAATATAGAGGAAGTATCTATAATTTATTAAATTATATTCCAGAAGGAGTTATTGTTGTAGACAAGACTAAAAAAATTTTATTTAGCAACAATTCAGCTACAAATTGGTTTCAAATAAAATTAAACGAAAATTTAAGTGGTTTTTTAAGAAACCCAGATTTACTCAATTCTATAGATAAAGCTTTCAATGGCGAAAATTTATCAGATTTTGAAATAGAAATTCGAACACAATCAGTATCAAGACTTAATATCACTATATATTTAGATAAAAGAGACCTTTTCTTTGATGAAACTACATGTGTTTTATTTATTAGAGATCTAACTGAGTTTTATAAGTTTCAACAATTAAAATCTGACTTTGTTGCTAATGTTTCTCACGAACTAAGAACACCTTTGCAATCAATCAAAATGGGACTTGAAACATTCGAAAACAATTCTGAATTAAAAAATAATTCTGAGGTAAAAAATTTCCTTCCCGTAATGATTTCTCAATCTGAAAGAATGGAAAATTTAATAAGAGATTTACTTTCTTTATCCAAAATTGAATTACAAGAACATATAAGACCCACTCATGAAATTGATCTAATAGAATTATTAGAATTTGTTATTAAGACTTACGAAAAGATTATCAAAAAAGATAATATTAGCATTGTTTTAAATAAAACAGATAATTTTAAGATTATAGGTGATAGAGATAAACTAATTGAAATATTTACAAACCTTATTGATAATTCAATTAAATATAGCGATAAAAATAAAACCATAACAATTTCTACTAAAAAAGAAGGTGAAACAAATATAGTATCTGTAGAAGATCAAGGCATAGGAATACCTAAAGAACTAATACATAGAATCACCGAAAGATTTTTTACTGTTGATCCTAGCAAAAGTAGAAGTGTAGGAGGTACTGGATTAGGTTTGGCTATTGTCAAACATCTAGTTTCTCAACATAGAGCTGAAATGGATATAAATAGTGTGAAAAATGAAGGTACATCAATAAGTATCAAATTTAACGCTTTATAA